A region from the Candidatus Binatia bacterium genome encodes:
- a CDS encoding translocation/assembly module TamB domain-containing protein translates to MRTLRYVVIALAGLIGLVVLLLAGVLLVSDVSGVRATLRPRLETLLSEALRLQVRIGELSALSLWRGVRAQDVTLSAEGEPLIAARALWIRPDLVTVLPPRLGLRVEGEGLAVDMRRRDDGTFDLVQAFASDEPEPAEEAPPPEWLDAIDVVLRDGLVRVAGVAEQPLVLSAVDAHAVLVLGTPGRLTIDTLETSFGSASRLAARGWLDLGAPSALEVSLEVRPLAGVDLQPLAPQVAAAARLTGTVQVVGTLDEPRVEAHLAAGAGSVDLWGALAHTATGDRLDASWQLVGIDPATLIEGGPPAAVSGAGSVQAVLGEGVPRELQADARFWSSRVGDVAADWITAQARREGERVLVDVQLAAPNQAASASLAAWVGVDEPHAAAGELRFELLRPADLPAPVPETLADSELRGRLTASASALLGDERALQAELQLERGRLRGVPLDRALARARLDGGIASLDELRVEGGATKLLAWGWTQIDGPPEQRQLRAGVVGPIDLALVPDARGVVRADVSAWGTTSAIDAHATLRSNGDVQLPAVRGTLTVDASARGVGGDSPSARVALDARLVPRDDLAVTLGPEPRTLDLDLAWRRPRPGEPTLAAAATLQGAAPDQVEVELTATEPDGRKHRVVGLVERAGETISARLDELRFTPPEGVTWSLLQTATVSYGPNRIAARDLELGSRAGRIEVDGELVRDGRNDLALSIVDLDLKEVCTLAGLRQDCAGELDAALRLAGTTAKPNVAGDVRVRGLALAGQDYGGADLTLATEERLVVAGSLGQAPLGPLELAARVPLVGGWPAPTVATDRPIDATVRGDDIQLAGFRAFAEDAVTELGGQANIEVELAGTLQKPRLSGGIDASDIRLTLAATNATWRDGRLRMSFVDDAITLDELSLRDTQDGSVSGHGSVLLGGGNPSFDLTIELRSLEVAARPDVVADASGDVRIDGSVAQPRIAGQISIDSATIRPALLPGGSGPPPDTTIHVIHAHPPDEAQPKTIGEALERAAEEAREADEDVDEEEDEKEPALFDRVTMNVTVTLVGPVVVQRTDAYLRLEGQVYVTKAPDDPLRVSGQIYSMRGWYLFRGRRIVLQEAYLTFSGETPINPYLTVRASYQTPEYTVRIGIEGTATTPELELSSEPPLDQSDILSVLLFGKTTQQLTSGQGTELRQEALGLLASYVAPELEQSLMDTFGLASLTFQLPTGSSYGSVGVGRYFGDDIFVSIGQTFGGPQGGTTRQLSGLVGSSLTVQYYLTPSITVQTSSSTEGESALDVIWHRRY, encoded by the coding sequence TCGCGGCGCGCGCGCTCTGGATACGGCCGGACCTCGTCACCGTCCTGCCGCCGCGCCTCGGCCTCCGCGTCGAGGGCGAGGGGCTCGCCGTCGACATGCGCCGACGCGACGACGGCACCTTCGACCTCGTGCAGGCGTTCGCGAGCGACGAGCCCGAGCCGGCGGAGGAAGCTCCGCCGCCCGAGTGGCTCGACGCGATCGACGTCGTGCTGCGCGACGGCCTGGTGCGCGTCGCGGGCGTCGCCGAGCAGCCGCTCGTGCTGTCGGCGGTCGACGCGCACGCCGTGCTGGTGCTCGGCACGCCGGGGCGGCTCACGATCGACACGCTCGAGACGAGCTTCGGATCGGCGTCGCGGCTCGCGGCGCGCGGCTGGCTCGACCTCGGCGCGCCGTCGGCGCTGGAGGTATCGCTCGAGGTTCGTCCGCTCGCGGGCGTCGACCTGCAGCCGCTCGCGCCGCAGGTCGCGGCGGCCGCACGGCTCACCGGCACCGTGCAGGTCGTGGGCACGCTCGACGAGCCGCGCGTCGAGGCGCACCTCGCGGCCGGCGCCGGCAGCGTCGACCTCTGGGGCGCGCTCGCGCACACGGCGACGGGCGACCGGCTCGACGCCTCGTGGCAGCTCGTCGGCATCGATCCGGCGACGCTGATCGAGGGCGGACCGCCCGCCGCGGTGTCCGGCGCGGGCAGCGTGCAGGCGGTGCTCGGCGAGGGCGTCCCGCGCGAGCTGCAGGCGGACGCGCGCTTCTGGTCGTCGCGCGTCGGCGACGTCGCCGCCGACTGGATCACCGCGCAGGCGCGCCGCGAGGGCGAGCGGGTGCTCGTCGACGTGCAGCTCGCGGCGCCGAACCAGGCGGCGAGCGCGAGCCTCGCGGCGTGGGTCGGCGTCGACGAGCCGCACGCCGCGGCGGGAGAGCTGCGCTTCGAGCTGCTGCGTCCGGCCGACCTGCCGGCGCCGGTTCCGGAGACGCTTGCCGACAGCGAGCTGCGCGGTCGGCTGACGGCGAGCGCGAGCGCGCTACTCGGCGACGAGCGCGCGCTGCAGGCCGAGCTGCAGCTCGAGCGCGGACGGCTGCGCGGCGTGCCGCTCGATCGGGCGCTGGCGCGCGCGCGGCTCGACGGCGGCATCGCGTCGCTCGACGAGCTGCGCGTCGAGGGCGGCGCGACCAAGCTTCTCGCCTGGGGCTGGACGCAGATCGATGGCCCGCCCGAGCAGCGCCAACTGCGCGCCGGCGTGGTCGGTCCGATCGATCTCGCGCTCGTGCCCGACGCGCGCGGCGTCGTGCGCGCGGACGTCAGCGCGTGGGGGACGACGTCGGCGATCGACGCGCACGCGACGCTGCGCAGCAACGGCGACGTCCAGCTTCCGGCCGTGCGCGGCACGCTCACCGTCGACGCGAGCGCGCGCGGCGTCGGCGGTGACAGCCCGAGCGCGCGCGTCGCGCTCGACGCGCGCCTCGTGCCGCGCGACGACCTCGCGGTGACGCTCGGACCCGAGCCCCGCACGCTCGACCTCGACCTCGCGTGGCGACGTCCGCGCCCCGGCGAGCCGACGCTCGCCGCCGCGGCGACGCTGCAGGGCGCAGCACCCGACCAGGTCGAGGTCGAGCTCACGGCGACCGAGCCCGACGGCCGCAAGCACCGCGTCGTGGGCCTCGTCGAGCGCGCGGGCGAGACGATCTCCGCGCGTCTCGACGAGCTGCGCTTCACGCCGCCCGAGGGCGTGACGTGGTCGCTGCTGCAGACCGCGACGGTGTCGTACGGGCCGAACCGCATCGCGGCGCGCGACCTCGAGCTCGGCTCGCGCGCGGGGCGCATCGAGGTCGACGGCGAGCTCGTGCGCGACGGACGCAACGACCTCGCGCTGTCGATCGTCGACCTCGATCTGAAAGAGGTGTGCACGCTCGCGGGGCTGCGCCAGGATTGCGCGGGCGAGCTCGACGCGGCGCTACGGCTCGCCGGGACGACGGCGAAGCCCAACGTCGCGGGCGACGTCCGGGTGCGCGGCCTCGCGCTCGCCGGCCAGGACTACGGCGGCGCCGACCTGACGCTCGCGACCGAGGAGCGCCTGGTCGTCGCGGGCTCGCTCGGGCAAGCGCCGCTCGGGCCGCTCGAGCTCGCGGCGCGCGTGCCGCTGGTCGGCGGCTGGCCCGCGCCCACGGTCGCCACGGATCGTCCGATCGACGCCACCGTGCGCGGCGACGACATCCAGCTCGCGGGCTTCCGCGCCTTCGCCGAGGACGCGGTGACCGAGCTCGGCGGGCAGGCGAACATCGAGGTCGAGCTCGCGGGCACGCTCCAGAAGCCGCGGCTCAGCGGCGGCATCGACGCGTCCGACATCCGGCTCACGCTCGCCGCGACCAACGCGACCTGGCGCGACGGCCGCCTGCGCATGAGCTTCGTCGACGACGCGATCACGCTCGACGAGCTCTCCTTGCGCGACACGCAAGACGGCTCGGTGTCGGGGCACGGCAGCGTGCTGCTCGGCGGCGGGAATCCGTCCTTCGACCTGACGATCGAGCTGCGCTCGCTCGAGGTCGCGGCGCGCCCGGACGTCGTCGCCGACGCGAGCGGCGACGTGCGCATCGACGGCAGCGTCGCGCAGCCGCGGATCGCGGGCCAGATCAGCATCGACTCGGCGACGATCCGGCCGGCGCTGCTGCCGGGCGGAAGCGGTCCGCCGCCCGACACGACGATCCACGTGATCCACGCGCACCCGCCCGACGAGGCGCAGCCGAAGACGATCGGCGAGGCGCTCGAGCGGGCGGCCGAGGAGGCGCGCGAAGCCGACGAGGACGTCGACGAGGAGGAGGACGAGAAGGAGCCGGCGCTCTTCGACCGCGTCACGATGAACGTCACCGTGACGCTCGTCGGGCCGGTCGTCGTGCAGCGCACCGACGCGTACCTGCGGCTCGAGGGGCAGGTGTACGTCACCAAGGCGCCCGACGATCCGCTGCGCGTCAGCGGCCAGATCTACTCGATGCGCGGCTGGTACCTCTTCCGCGGCCGCCGCATCGTGCTGCAGGAAGCGTACCTGACGTTCTCCGGCGAGACGCCGATCAATCCATACTTGACGGTGCGCGCGAGCTACCAGACGCCCGAGTACACCGTGCGCATCGGCATCGAGGGCACCGCGACCACGCCGGAGCTCGAGCTGTCGAGCGAGCCGCCGCTCGATCAGAGCGACATCCTGTCCGTGCTGCTGTTCGGCAAGACGACGCAGCAGCTCACCAGCGGGCAGGGCACGGAGCTGCGTCAGGAGGCGCTCGGGCTGCTCGCGAGCTACGTCGCGCCGGAGCTCGAGCAATCTTTGATGGACACCTTCGGGCTCGCGAGCCTGACGTTCCAGCTTCCGACCGGCAGCTCGTACGGCTCGGTCGGCGTCGGCCGCTACTTCGGCGACGACATCTTCGTCTCGATCGGGCAGACCTTCGGCGGTCCGCAGGGCGGGACGACGCGTCAGCTCTCGGGGCTGGTCGGCTCGTCGCTCACCGTGCAGTACTACTTGACGCCGAGCATCACGGTGCAGACCTCGTCGTCGACCGAGGGCGAGAGCGCGCTCGACGTCATCTGGCACCGCCGCTACTGA